A section of the Lepus europaeus isolate LE1 chromosome 19, mLepTim1.pri, whole genome shotgun sequence genome encodes:
- the LOC133747645 gene encoding homeobox protein MIXL1-like produces the protein MDFGKNSLETYAAPRSSRRSRTAFTPDQLGMLQAVFQSTACPDWEKIQELSSKLHLDECVIKTWFKNQRAKQRKLQRKGQPHQPSESTPQPPAPLPPPPGSEHSAPAQEDHGPGSSQAQGPEAAAEAPLPADLQDIHLDSSAPWASLPHDFGELVRMCSLFAGEEPDDLADI, from the exons atggaCTTTGGGAAAAACTCTTTGGAAACCTATGCAG CGCCCAGGTCCTCTCGCCGCAGCCGCACGGCCTTTACCCCCGACCAGCTGGGGATGCTGCAAGCTGTTTTCCAAAGCACCGCCTGTCCTGACTGGGAGAAGATACAAGAGTTATCgtcaaaactccatctggatgaGTGCGTCATAAAG acGTGGTTTAAAAATCAGCGCGCCAAGCAAAGAAAACTGCAGCGAAAGGGCCAGCCCCACCAGCCCAGCGAGTCCACACCTCAGCCTCCTGCTccactgccgccgccgccaggCTCAGAGCACAGCGCGCCTGCGCAGGAAGATCACGGCCCTGGGAGCTCCCAGGCGCAGGGCCCCGAGGCGGCTGCCGAGGCCCCGCTGCCCGCCGACCTCCAGGACATCCATCTGGACTCCTCTGCGCCCTGGGCTTCGCTGCCCCACGACTTCGGGGAGCTCGTGCGGATGTGCAGCTTGTTCGCTGGCGAGGAGCCCGACGACCTAGCAGATATCTGA